DNA sequence from the Littorina saxatilis isolate snail1 unplaced genomic scaffold, US_GU_Lsax_2.0 scaffold_880, whole genome shotgun sequence genome:
tattttttttaaattggtaaagagaaataactcaacttggtatctaacactatttctgaacactgtaatcactttaacacttttaatcaatgtttgttggtgttccatgcttcaaattgagcttcaaaatgGATACAACAGGATTGTTTTccgaattcacaagtaaaatcactatgtttaatgttctattttgcttccctatttttcgtcttcagtttgtgatcatctgattgtcattttgtttacattttcacagtacaatattgcaacttattcagtactgtagtgtttgcgtgaaaaaatctaatacctatgcttaaacttcagtcgttaagccctttatattttgtatttacctgataaagcaaacattgaactaacagaaaaagtaacttttaaaactacctaatcactttgaaattgggcctccatagtatactccagccttaagattttgtcgttttttgaaaaaatggAAATTGAAAATGAACAGTGATTCCATTGTATTCCCTATTGCCTCCTGAGTCTAAAGACAAATATTTAGGGTTTTTTATGCCTAAGAATATTGACCAATCAAATTATCAGCGGCGCATGCGCAAAGAGTCTTCTACGGTCCAAAGATGTCTGCAGTGCGTAAAAAGCTAAATTGCGATCGATCAAGGCGGCATAAGCCGGAATGTGTAAATTTGGTGGACCAGAAACAACCCTGGGATACTGCAAAGTTGGAATTAGGAACCAAATCCGACCGGCAAGTGACAAAAATGCTCATTGAAATTTACGTCGGGGGTGTGTTCAAAGTACCTTTTGCGAAATCTTAAGCATGACAAAGCCTTTCTACGGAAGAGCATTGCTGAAACGGGAATATAAGTATAACTTTTGACATTATACCCAACCTTTCCTTTGATCTCCCATTAACTTTAGTAGTATAATTGATTTGAAACCTATTCATTACGTTTCTCAGTTCTGaaacttcatcttcttcttctgctttcccGGCCATGCGTCTAGATGTCCAgtccggtttgtttgtttgtttgtttgtttgcttaacgcccagccgaccacgaagagccatatcagggcggtgctgctttgacatcatttaacgtgcgccacacacaagacagaagtcgcagcacaggcttcatgtctcacccagtcacattattctgacaccggaccaaccagtcctagcactataaccccataatgccaaacaccaggcggagcagccactagattgccaattttaaagtcggcttaggtatgacccggccggggttcgaacccacgacctcccgctcactgggcggacgccttaccactaggccaactgtgccggtaTCCAGTCCGGTGTTGAGTGCGAATCCCGCAGTCGGCCGCAGTGATGCCGCTGTCCCCCACAGTTTTTTGCGGAGCTCCACTTCACTCGGCCACGTTTGGCGCCTCAGTGTAGGTTGGAcagtatggcaatccgaatggtgcaaaagtcccttttagctcttgatgtctaaataacacattatttagctaaataacgcgttatttagctaaacaatgctttatttagctatatcatgcattatttagctaaataatgcattgtttaaattaaacaatgcattatttacagatacagaaaaaagagagcccagagcactaaataatgcattgtttagcataaataagagattgtgtttgtaaataactcattatttataaataattacgcgttttctctaaacaatatattatatgtaaataaagtgttatttagataaataaaatattatttagataaataaaatattatttagataaataaaatattatatgtaaataaaatattatttatctaaataaaatattatttatctaaataaaatattatttagataaataatttattatttagataaataatttattatttagataaataatttattatttagataaataatttattatttactgtttttgccttgaaatagtattattacgctaaataatgctttatatagctatataataggtttccgctatataattcatgatttggtaaataatacattatataccgtaaataaaatattatataccgtaaacaattcattgtttagcgcatcgcgaagccgttttttctcttgttgtttttttccacgtgtttccgtggatccgagAGAGCGCTGTTGATTCTCCACTGTCTTGGCAAACCCAGTATCCGGTACTCCACATCCGGTTCCGCCAAATGTAATCAAGATGGCTACACAAGCACAAGGGAACGTTCCCGCTGAATTGATCAGAACTCTAACTACAGCGGTTGTCCAGGAACTGGCACTGCAAAGGGTTCGTATTTTAAAGTTTTATGGGGGAACATCTTTTACATCTGGACATGGAGAATGAACGACTGCGAACTAAATTGCTGCTGTTGTACCATCAGTTGAAGTTAGCCACCTGACAAGAAGAGGAattgcagacagacaaaagggaCCGAGTTCACCTTTCGCGGTCTGTGCTGTTGCTTTTCGTCTGGTTAGGTCTTATTCTAATTCAAAAGCCAAACGACCTTAGTAAAAGGTCCTCAAACTGAAAGTGAAACTCGAACTTGAAGTGAAACTTAGGTAGGGTTAGAAGTTTAACTTCCAAAGTGGTTCCGTATCCACCATATGTGACACAGGTTGAATTAAATTTTTAAACCCGGGTGTTCAGATAACATGGGGTTAGATGAAGAGATAAACCTGCAACACAGATACTGCAAGCTTATCACTTATCAAGCCTATCgaatgttggtctgtgtcgtGATGGAATGTTGGGAAAATAAATAATGCAACCCAACCCCCACTTAACAAAATTCATTTTTATTATTTTGGGGGGTTGTGTGCAGGAAGTGGCTCCTCCTGTTGATGAAATTGAAGGTGCAACAGCAAGCAAACCACAAGGAAGACCCAAGAAGGGCATCAACATGGACTATGTTTGTGAACTTCTATTTGAGTTGCACATGCCATTGACGAAGGTTGCAGCAATGTGTGGAGTTGATCGACACACTCTATACAGGCGTTTGAAAGATGAAGGTACATGAACGTTTTGATTTGgtattttgttctttttggCCATGGTTGGCTTTAGTTTGAGTATATTATTTATTAGCATGGCAGAGATATTTTGAATATAATTATCGTTGTGTTGCATTCAGTTGGCATTTTTGTTGAGTTTAGAACTGAATGGTTTAAAATGtccagttttatttttaaactgAATATTAACCCTTTGTATGTCTAGGCGCTAGTGCCATTCTCTCCCAGTCTGTCAGCAGCATTAGTAAgaaatagaattttttttttaagacactaACCAGTGTTTTCGATGACGCACTGCAGCGCGTCAATTTAATACGCACAAAAATCAAGAAGGACCCTCAAAATCAAAAAGCTCTGTGAGTCTTGGGACGCACAGATTTCTGTCTGGTCAGTTAAATTGAATGACTGTTAGCGACCCTCATTTATTCAGTCTGTAGTAAACACTGCTAACCAACTCGCTCTTTTACTCGTTAAAATGGCCGTACGGTGGGGTGAAGCACGCGATCGACGGGCCGGGCCAGGGCCAGATGTGTTGTCGCTTTGTAATGCAGTGGCAACACTGACCAGTTTATTGTAAATGCTGAAATAATTAGATATctatctgagtgatcgacaagaagaagaagattagatATCTATAatatcactcactcactcactgcctttcacgcctggtggcatgtagggcagcgacgatctataatacatgtatagacatataattataatacatgtatatgtcgtgccggaTTGTGGTAATTGCcaaattcgtgaaatcggcagccagTTGCCGAAATCGTGAAGAGATTGTCAAAAGCTGAGGAATTTACTAGATTTTAACTTATCTAGTCAACTTGATTGCTTATGAGGGTATTTAATGTGTTTCCTGGGGTCAACTAATGTGTTTTGGTGTAGTTAAACGGCTAAATGTTACAGCCGAAGTGTTTTGGGGGGTTTTCAAGGTGCTGTCTGAATTCTAACTTGCATCTTCTCTGAGTTGTTCAAAGTGATGGCTATGTCAACCAAATTGTTCTCTGGGGTGTTCAAAATATTGTCTAAGtcaactttcattttatttgGGATATAAGTTCAAGAATTCCACAGTAGAAATTTTCTCTTCACAATTTCGGCAATATTCTGCCGATTTCATGAAATcagctgccgatttcacgaattcggcaatttCCACAAtccggcacgacatatatatatatgtatagaccAATTTTGGTTTTTTGAATAGTATTCTATGATGTTTATAAATTTTATTTGGACTTTTACAGGAATTGACACATCAAAAGGGAGTCGCTACACAGATCTGACAGATCAACAGTTGGAGGAGCACGTCCGGATCATAAAACGTGAACACCCCAACGCTGGCCTCGTTTATCTGACAGGCCACCTCCGCTCCAGAGGCATCTTCGTTCAACGGCAGCGAGTGATAAACTCCTTACAATCTGTGGATCCAGACGGAGTTGAAGAAAGACTCAATGTTGCAATCGCCCGCAGAGAGTACTGTGTTCCTTGTCCGAATTTCATGTGGCATTTGGACGGACACCATAAACTGGTTAACTGGAAATTAGTAATTCATGCTTGTGTTGATGGCTTTTCCCGCACGATAATTTTTTTGAATTGTGCTGACAATAATAGAGCAGAAACCCCACATCGGCTGTTCTGTGATGCCACCCTGTATTATGGGTGGCCCATTAAGGTCAGAACAGATTATGGAGGGGAGAATGTCAAGGTATGGGATGAAATGCTTGCCCACAGGAGGCAAGAAAGATCTGTTATTGCTGGTTCGTCTGTTCATAACACACGCGTAGAAAGAATGCACTTGGAAGTGAAAACGCAAGTCGTGACCACTTTCAAAGCAATATTCCTGGACTTTGAAAGAGGAGGCATCCTGGACAGAGACAATGATACAGACTTGTTTTGTCTCCACTATGTGTTTCTGCCAAGAATCAATAGAGCTTTACAAGAATTCCGTCAAGGTCACAACAACCATTCTTTACGTACAGAAAGGAATCAGACCCCTCTTCAACTGTTC
Encoded proteins:
- the LOC138955643 gene encoding uncharacterized protein: MATQAQGNVPAELIRTLTTAVVQELALQREVAPPVDEIEGATASKPQGRPKKGINMDYVCELLFELHMPLTKVAAMCGVDRHTLYRRLKDEGIDTSKGSRYTDLTDQQLEEHVRIIKREHPNAGLVYLTGHLRSRGIFVQRQRVINSLQSVDPDGVEERLNVAIARREYCVPCPNFMWHLDGHHKLVNWKLVIHACVDGFSRTIIFLNCADNNRAETPHRLFCDATLYYGWPIKVRTDYGGENVKVWDEMLAHRRQERSVIAGSSVHNTRVERMHLEVKTQVVTTFKAIFLDFERGGILDRDNDTDLFCLHYVFLPRINRALQEFRQGHNNHSLRTERNQTPLQLFFTNSHLIPQYEEDETDHDDGPGLTVRELRESECQLPFVPVDSVRCPLTDAELVQLQQQFDSLASDNARQTYLDVAQFVSECLSNP